The following coding sequences lie in one Thalassoglobus polymorphus genomic window:
- the ruvA gene encoding Holliday junction branch migration protein RuvA, whose product MIRKISGKLCDLRDQGATIEVGAFEYEVLIPEFVRRQLQSKMDEDVTLMTIHYIDGNPQKGRLTPRLVGFLHQAEREFFELICQVDGVGVKKALQAMVRPVQEVAIAIEEQDSKQLSTLPGIGPAVAERIIAKLRRKMAKFALLVDQEGPGEKRGDRDLLNETFEALLALGHSQSDAREKIEKASSSRKTKFKSVEDVLQFIYTQQRPEDA is encoded by the coding sequence ATGATTCGGAAAATCTCAGGGAAATTATGTGACCTACGCGATCAGGGAGCCACAATTGAAGTCGGAGCTTTCGAATACGAAGTTCTGATTCCGGAATTTGTCCGCAGGCAGCTACAAAGCAAGATGGACGAAGACGTCACGTTGATGACAATTCATTACATCGACGGGAACCCGCAAAAAGGTCGTCTCACTCCTCGACTCGTCGGCTTTCTCCATCAGGCAGAGCGAGAATTCTTCGAACTGATCTGTCAGGTCGATGGAGTCGGTGTGAAGAAGGCACTGCAGGCAATGGTCCGACCGGTTCAAGAAGTCGCCATCGCAATCGAAGAACAGGATTCCAAACAGCTGAGCACACTCCCCGGCATTGGACCGGCAGTCGCAGAGAGAATCATCGCGAAGTTGCGTCGCAAGATGGCCAAATTCGCACTGCTTGTCGATCAGGAAGGTCCGGGAGAAAAACGGGGCGACCGAGACTTGCTCAACGAAACTTTCGAAGCTCTTCTGGCACTTGGACACTCACAAAGCGACGCCCGAGAAAAAATCGAAAAGGCGTCTTCATCCAGGAAAACCAAATTCAAATCAGTCGAAGATGTGCTTCAGTTCATCTATACACAGCAGCGACCTGAAGACGCTTAA
- a CDS encoding PVC-type heme-binding CxxCH protein, producing MFRSGLMLCLLAYLVNGSALFAQSINEPANSAGVLPKSADGRELNLNFETGDLTDWTATGDAWKDQPHKGNIDPKRPYGANRKSQHTGEYWLGGYEFHRDTPKGVLTSSPFKVTANWCSFLLGGGNHESTRVELVRNDNKQVFFKVSGRNAEEMSPVVVNLAAYAGKEIFIRIVDQHSGGWGHVNFDDFRLHEKRPKFKLPVITPVPQIQLGELYPFENLSGQEAAEKMIVPDGFKVQLAAEEPDVMQPIAMAIDDRGRLWVAEAYEYPIRAKEGKGRDRIIILEDTTLDGVFDSRKVFIEGLNLVSGIELGFGGVFVGAAPYLMFIPDRDGDDVPDETDPKLAKEAHFASGDSTEAKLRFPGDVPTGATVLLDGFGYQDTHETLNAFIWGPDGWLYGCHGVFTHSKVGKPGTPDDQRIGLNAGVWRYHPTRHIFEVYAEGTSNPWGLDFNESGDAFITACVIPHLFHIIPGARYQRQGGQHFNPHTYDDIKTIAKHRHFVGNQWNNNDRARSDDLGGGHAHAGAMIYLGGREGKEAPEWEILRKYADKPGWSIPKNTKQQGWPEEYHGKLFMNNIHGNRINVDELIPEGSGYVGVRNPDFLLTRDKWSQMIYMTYGPDGQMYCIDWYDQNQCHRREEGAHDRSNGRVFRVSYGNSQPVKVNLKDVSTEDLVYLALDSENEWYVRHANRILKERVADESYLPEDIPVDRLIPNSESAFRVYRLADSLFGEEDYEENPVAYTDNPRSVARQNFEIIGARGVLSALRLLSPEALTSPRGIQFLYSLAIDPQSTQPVRLQIASLLQKTDVEYRWQTLETLTSYPEDATDHNLPLMYWYAMEPLADVDPQRALALAMTAGENIPILREYMVRRLGSGKPEEAIKLLVDGLAEAKTDDVRLTFLKGIRSSLAGQKTVKAPAKWAEIFEKLSKPKTTAANFDVYLYALGLGAKFGDQEAQQKLEEIVVDEAGAYEERKVIFSFLVENESENLAGIISQLLTGTTLRAEALRAAATINDSAIAKAIVANYKTLNAGEQTDARNALASRANYAIELLTAAESGAVPRKDLSADLIRQLRNLDDPEVTELLNKVWGVVRESDVDRKKLIEKYLGLVNSDSHAKPDVHLGRAIFAKTCQQCHTLYGVGSKVGPDITGANRKDHNYLLTNILDPSAVMAKEYQPAVIVTDSGRVITGIIKEETSSLVTIQTTNELVQVPVNEIEARKQSEQSMMPDDLLKPFSDHEARSLIAYLSGTRQVPMAAREENLNRFYNAKNLDDWRATREEDQKLWNVENGEIVGRSKGLKHNAFLVSEMLFDNFEFSCEVKLEPNNGNSGIQFRSVPLPDGEMRGYQADIGQGWWGKLYEESARGLLVKNDNSKLVKKGDWNSYRIRAVGHRVQIFFNGKQVVDLVDDAGQLSGQIAVQLHSGDPMEVRFRNLEIKLLDPLPPFPAAGSPASGWPSSVPLEEGQKISWKKIQLDDVFRSEGCAIADFNKDGHMDVAAGSVWFPLQSPFKNRSSQVGISTDAVEQKLSLKTGSGQFVHPQPYSITVPKQEFDPKGYSNTFCNFAMDVNGDGWLDLVVVDFPGKPTWWFENPGQTKEETAWKRHQLTPVTNNESPQLLDINGDGVRELLCGFDQKIMGFATPKDLPTAEWKINAISGPGAPGTDRFSHGVGAGDINGDGRNDILTTSGWWEAPADDSDDQPWEWHPAPFGEACAQMYVYDFDGDGDNDVLTSSAHRYGIWWHEQKRVETAGEGKPKGVEWETHLISEDFSQTHALMLADINGDGLPDFVTGKRHWAHGGKDPGGNEPAVVFWYELKRENGKPVWTRHQIDDNSGIGTQFDVADINGDGLLDIATSNKKGTFVFIQQRE from the coding sequence ATGTTTCGCTCTGGCCTGATGCTTTGCCTGCTGGCATACCTTGTAAACGGTTCTGCTCTCTTCGCCCAATCGATCAACGAACCGGCAAACTCAGCGGGCGTGCTTCCAAAATCAGCTGACGGTCGCGAGCTGAATCTGAACTTCGAAACGGGTGACCTGACAGACTGGACAGCGACCGGCGATGCCTGGAAAGATCAACCGCACAAAGGAAACATCGATCCCAAACGTCCTTATGGGGCCAATCGAAAAAGCCAACACACTGGTGAGTATTGGCTCGGCGGCTACGAATTCCATCGCGACACTCCCAAGGGTGTCCTCACATCTTCTCCGTTCAAAGTGACAGCAAACTGGTGCAGCTTTCTACTCGGCGGTGGGAACCACGAATCAACACGTGTTGAACTTGTTCGCAATGACAACAAGCAGGTCTTCTTTAAGGTCTCTGGGAGAAATGCTGAAGAGATGTCGCCAGTTGTGGTGAATCTGGCTGCTTATGCAGGCAAGGAAATTTTCATCCGCATCGTTGATCAGCATTCTGGCGGTTGGGGGCACGTCAACTTTGATGACTTCCGGCTGCACGAGAAACGCCCGAAATTCAAACTTCCGGTCATCACGCCCGTTCCACAAATTCAGCTGGGAGAACTCTACCCATTTGAAAATCTTTCCGGGCAAGAAGCCGCTGAGAAGATGATTGTTCCCGATGGCTTCAAGGTTCAACTCGCAGCGGAGGAGCCGGACGTCATGCAACCCATCGCAATGGCAATTGATGACCGCGGACGACTCTGGGTTGCGGAAGCATATGAATATCCGATCCGGGCTAAAGAAGGCAAAGGTCGCGACCGGATCATCATTCTCGAAGATACAACGCTCGACGGAGTCTTCGATTCGCGAAAAGTCTTCATCGAAGGCTTGAACCTCGTCAGCGGCATCGAACTCGGATTCGGCGGTGTTTTTGTGGGGGCCGCACCGTATTTGATGTTCATCCCGGATCGTGATGGGGATGATGTTCCCGATGAAACAGATCCTAAACTCGCAAAAGAGGCCCATTTCGCCTCGGGTGATTCAACCGAGGCGAAATTACGGTTCCCCGGCGATGTCCCGACCGGTGCAACAGTACTTCTTGACGGATTCGGTTATCAAGATACTCACGAAACGCTCAACGCTTTCATTTGGGGACCGGATGGGTGGTTGTATGGGTGTCATGGGGTCTTTACACATTCCAAAGTCGGCAAACCGGGGACACCGGACGACCAGCGAATCGGTCTCAATGCCGGTGTCTGGAGATATCACCCGACGAGGCACATCTTCGAAGTTTACGCTGAAGGAACCAGTAATCCCTGGGGGCTCGACTTCAATGAGTCTGGAGACGCATTTATTACGGCCTGTGTGATTCCGCACCTGTTTCACATTATCCCCGGTGCAAGATATCAGCGGCAAGGAGGGCAACACTTCAACCCGCACACTTACGACGATATCAAAACCATCGCTAAGCATCGGCACTTTGTTGGCAACCAATGGAACAACAACGATCGCGCCCGATCCGATGACCTCGGCGGCGGACATGCTCACGCTGGGGCGATGATTTACCTCGGTGGTCGCGAAGGCAAAGAAGCTCCTGAATGGGAAATCTTGCGGAAGTACGCCGACAAACCGGGCTGGAGCATTCCGAAGAATACAAAGCAACAAGGCTGGCCGGAGGAGTACCACGGCAAACTCTTCATGAACAATATTCATGGGAATCGAATCAATGTCGATGAGCTGATTCCTGAAGGCTCTGGCTACGTCGGCGTTCGCAATCCCGACTTCCTGCTGACCCGCGACAAATGGTCGCAAATGATCTACATGACCTACGGACCCGATGGGCAAATGTACTGCATCGACTGGTACGACCAGAACCAGTGCCACCGCCGCGAAGAAGGAGCCCACGACCGCAGCAACGGCAGAGTCTTTCGCGTGAGCTATGGGAACTCTCAACCGGTGAAAGTGAACTTGAAGGATGTGTCGACGGAAGACCTTGTCTATCTAGCACTCGACAGTGAAAACGAATGGTACGTTCGACATGCAAATCGAATCCTAAAAGAACGAGTTGCAGATGAGTCTTACCTTCCAGAAGATATTCCAGTAGATCGGTTGATACCCAACTCGGAGAGTGCATTCCGAGTTTACAGATTAGCTGATTCACTTTTTGGTGAAGAAGATTACGAAGAAAACCCTGTCGCATACACTGATAACCCGAGATCTGTCGCTCGCCAAAATTTCGAAATAATAGGTGCGAGAGGCGTCCTCTCCGCTCTACGGCTGCTCTCTCCTGAAGCCCTGACAAGTCCGCGCGGAATTCAGTTTCTTTACTCATTGGCAATTGATCCGCAATCAACACAACCTGTGCGGTTACAGATTGCATCATTGCTACAGAAAACAGACGTTGAATATCGGTGGCAGACACTAGAGACCCTGACGTCGTATCCAGAGGACGCAACCGACCACAACCTGCCGCTCATGTACTGGTACGCGATGGAGCCGTTGGCAGATGTCGACCCACAGCGAGCATTGGCACTCGCCATGACTGCTGGCGAAAACATTCCGATTCTGCGTGAGTACATGGTCCGTCGACTCGGCAGCGGGAAACCGGAAGAGGCGATAAAGCTACTTGTTGATGGACTTGCAGAAGCCAAAACCGACGACGTTCGCCTGACGTTCCTGAAAGGGATTCGCAGCTCCCTCGCAGGGCAAAAGACGGTCAAAGCTCCCGCGAAGTGGGCGGAAATCTTCGAGAAACTTTCGAAACCGAAGACGACAGCAGCGAATTTTGATGTCTATCTTTACGCTCTCGGACTCGGTGCGAAATTCGGGGATCAAGAGGCTCAGCAAAAGCTGGAAGAGATCGTCGTTGATGAAGCGGGAGCGTATGAAGAACGCAAAGTCATCTTTAGTTTCCTCGTTGAGAACGAGTCTGAAAATCTGGCAGGAATTATTTCTCAGCTTCTCACCGGAACAACTCTGAGAGCCGAGGCACTCCGGGCCGCAGCTACGATCAACGATTCTGCCATCGCAAAAGCAATCGTTGCGAATTACAAGACACTCAACGCTGGCGAACAAACCGACGCCCGTAACGCGCTCGCCAGTCGGGCGAATTATGCCATCGAACTCCTCACAGCTGCCGAATCGGGGGCAGTCCCTCGGAAAGACCTTTCAGCCGATTTGATCCGTCAACTTAGAAATCTCGATGACCCTGAAGTCACTGAGTTGCTTAACAAAGTTTGGGGAGTTGTCCGTGAGAGCGATGTTGACCGCAAGAAGCTGATTGAGAAATATCTTGGCTTGGTCAATTCCGACTCACACGCAAAGCCTGATGTTCACTTGGGGCGGGCCATCTTTGCGAAGACTTGCCAACAGTGCCACACTCTCTACGGAGTCGGCAGCAAAGTGGGGCCGGATATCACCGGAGCGAATCGCAAGGATCACAACTATCTGCTGACGAACATTCTCGATCCATCCGCTGTCATGGCAAAAGAGTATCAACCCGCGGTCATCGTCACGGACTCGGGCCGCGTCATCACAGGGATCATTAAGGAAGAAACAAGTTCACTGGTCACCATTCAAACGACCAACGAACTCGTGCAGGTTCCGGTCAACGAAATTGAAGCTCGGAAGCAAAGTGAGCAATCAATGATGCCGGACGACCTGCTGAAACCATTCAGCGATCATGAAGCCCGGTCGCTGATCGCCTATCTCTCCGGGACACGCCAAGTGCCGATGGCAGCTCGCGAAGAAAATTTGAATCGATTTTACAATGCCAAAAATCTGGATGACTGGCGAGCAACTCGGGAAGAAGACCAAAAACTTTGGAATGTCGAGAACGGCGAGATCGTTGGTCGCTCCAAAGGACTCAAGCACAACGCCTTTCTCGTTAGTGAAATGCTCTTCGATAACTTTGAGTTTTCCTGCGAAGTGAAACTTGAACCCAACAACGGAAATAGTGGGATTCAATTCCGGTCTGTCCCGCTTCCCGATGGAGAGATGCGCGGGTACCAGGCAGATATCGGTCAAGGTTGGTGGGGCAAACTCTACGAAGAATCTGCTCGAGGATTACTCGTTAAAAACGACAACTCGAAGCTTGTGAAGAAAGGTGACTGGAACTCGTACCGGATTCGGGCGGTCGGACACCGAGTGCAAATTTTCTTCAACGGCAAACAGGTTGTGGACCTCGTTGACGATGCGGGGCAACTCTCCGGACAAATTGCAGTCCAACTGCACTCCGGCGATCCGATGGAAGTTCGCTTCCGTAATTTAGAGATCAAACTCCTCGATCCGCTTCCACCATTTCCCGCCGCTGGTTCACCTGCGAGTGGTTGGCCGAGTTCCGTTCCATTGGAGGAAGGTCAAAAAATCAGTTGGAAGAAAATTCAACTCGATGACGTTTTCCGAAGCGAAGGTTGCGCGATTGCAGATTTCAATAAAGATGGACACATGGATGTCGCAGCCGGGTCGGTTTGGTTCCCGCTACAATCTCCATTCAAAAATCGTAGCAGCCAGGTCGGTATCAGCACTGATGCTGTAGAGCAAAAACTCTCTTTGAAAACTGGAAGTGGCCAGTTTGTTCATCCGCAACCGTATTCGATTACTGTCCCTAAGCAGGAATTTGACCCCAAGGGCTACAGTAATACATTCTGCAACTTTGCGATGGATGTGAACGGCGACGGTTGGCTGGACCTTGTTGTTGTCGATTTTCCGGGAAAGCCGACGTGGTGGTTCGAAAATCCTGGACAAACCAAAGAGGAGACAGCCTGGAAGCGACATCAGTTGACACCAGTGACCAATAATGAGAGTCCGCAGCTATTAGATATCAATGGAGACGGCGTGCGTGAGTTGCTGTGTGGTTTCGATCAAAAGATTATGGGCTTTGCGACTCCGAAGGACTTGCCGACAGCCGAGTGGAAGATCAACGCGATCTCCGGTCCTGGTGCTCCCGGAACAGATCGCTTCTCACACGGAGTCGGAGCTGGCGATATCAACGGTGACGGACGGAATGACATCTTAACCACCTCCGGCTGGTGGGAAGCTCCTGCAGATGACTCAGATGATCAGCCTTGGGAATGGCATCCCGCTCCATTCGGAGAAGCATGTGCGCAAATGTATGTCTACGACTTCGATGGGGACGGAGACAACGATGTTTTGACATCGTCCGCTCACCGTTACGGAATTTGGTGGCATGAGCAAAAGAGAGTAGAGACTGCAGGTGAAGGGAAGCCGAAAGGTGTTGAGTGGGAGACCCATCTTATCTCAGAAGACTTTTCGCAGACGCATGCGTTGATGCTGGCGGATATCAATGGGGATGGTCTGCCCGATTTCGTGACCGGGAAACGACACTGGGCTCATGGTGGGAAAGACCCGGGCGGAAATGAACCTGCTGTTGTCTTCTGGTATGAGCTCAAACGAGAGAATGGCAAACCGGTTTGGACGAGACACCAGATCGACGACAACTCCGGCATCGGAACTCAATTCGACGTTGCCGATATCAATGGCGACGGACTACTCGATATCGCAACGTCGAATAAAAAAGGAACGTTCGTGTTCATCCAACAACGCGAGTAA
- the hisH gene encoding imidazole glycerol phosphate synthase subunit HisH, protein MIGIIDYGMGNLRSVQKALERLDVQSEILSSPNELKDVDGVILPGVGAFRDAIGELQRHDFVNAIRETVASEKPLLGICLGQQLLFETSYEDGTYEGLGILEGDVVRFQPEPTIKIPHMGWNSLKIQQQTPLFSGLASGDYVYFVHGYFVQPKDSSVIAATTTHGSQEFVSAIASGNVYATQFHPEKSQRIGLQLLKNFANLVASRNFAGTTES, encoded by the coding sequence ATGATTGGCATCATTGACTACGGAATGGGAAATCTTCGAAGTGTTCAAAAAGCTCTCGAGCGGCTGGATGTTCAATCAGAAATTCTCAGTTCTCCAAACGAACTCAAAGATGTTGATGGTGTGATCCTTCCAGGTGTCGGTGCATTCCGCGATGCCATTGGAGAGCTTCAGCGACACGACTTCGTCAATGCGATCCGAGAAACAGTTGCATCCGAAAAACCTTTATTAGGGATCTGCCTCGGACAGCAACTTCTCTTCGAGACCAGTTATGAAGATGGGACCTACGAAGGCCTAGGGATTCTTGAAGGAGATGTGGTCCGTTTTCAGCCGGAACCAACAATTAAAATTCCGCACATGGGTTGGAACTCGCTTAAGATTCAGCAGCAAACGCCACTCTTTTCGGGGCTTGCCAGCGGAGACTACGTTTATTTCGTGCATGGATATTTTGTCCAACCGAAAGACTCAAGTGTCATTGCCGCAACGACGACGCATGGAAGCCAGGAGTTCGTCTCTGCGATTGCTTCCGGCAATGTCTATGCAACTCAGTTTCATCCGGAGAAAAGTCAGCGAATCGGATTGCAACTCTTAAAAAACTTTGCCAACCTTGTCGCCAGTCGTAATTTTGCAGGGACTACAGAATCGTAA
- a CDS encoding sulfatase-like hydrolase/transferase — MISSFHNIALCCVFATIPQLICSVVLSADEVQRPNVVLIMTDDQGFGDLSSHGNPFISTPVQDALGNSGARFDRFFVSPVCAPTRASLLTGRYHLRTGVSGVTRGYENIRSEEITIAEVLKEAGYATACFGKWHNGRHMPMHPNGQGFETFFGFCGGHWNTYFNPPLEENGIPVHEEGYIADIFTDKAIEFMQASKDRPWFCYVAYNTPHSPWRVPQKYWEKYNGKGLDTKAQCAYAMVENIDENLGRILKYLKQSGAEKETIVIFLTDNGANSPRFNAGMKGYKGSVDEGGTRVPFFIRYPGVIEPGTVVKPIAFHLDVLPTLAELCHVELKQDHQKKLDGVSLVPLLKKLPEVETWPQRTLFTDGYRVDRDVKRLRGAVRNDQWRAVLMNGKWRLYEMQQDPGQTKNVAAEFPERLQEMSQSFEDWFASMDTESLKERQIPVGHMSRELFEIPANEADLVPGYGDLIKYTGDTTSGFANSWITEWASEEAYPTWPVDILEAGDYQVSIRYACARENVGCQLEVSIGKESQLVNVPVAHDPPLLSKPDYLYSNNYQDKESWANLNVGVFRLQKGEADLVVRLKSLTGTNGIELKSVILKRVNH; from the coding sequence GTGATTTCATCCTTTCACAACATCGCGCTCTGTTGCGTGTTTGCAACGATTCCGCAGTTAATTTGCTCAGTCGTTCTCTCCGCAGATGAAGTTCAAAGGCCGAACGTTGTGTTGATCATGACCGACGACCAGGGATTTGGTGATCTCAGCTCGCACGGGAATCCGTTCATCAGCACACCAGTTCAAGATGCGCTTGGAAACTCTGGAGCCAGGTTCGATCGATTCTTCGTGAGCCCCGTTTGCGCTCCGACGCGAGCAAGCCTTCTGACTGGAAGATACCATTTGCGAACCGGTGTCAGTGGAGTGACTCGTGGATACGAAAACATTCGTAGTGAAGAAATCACAATCGCTGAGGTGCTGAAAGAAGCGGGGTATGCAACAGCTTGTTTTGGAAAATGGCACAACGGACGACACATGCCGATGCACCCCAATGGTCAGGGGTTTGAAACATTCTTCGGCTTCTGTGGTGGGCACTGGAACACATACTTCAATCCTCCACTTGAAGAAAACGGGATACCGGTTCACGAGGAAGGCTATATCGCGGACATCTTTACTGACAAAGCCATTGAGTTCATGCAGGCCAGCAAAGATCGACCGTGGTTTTGCTACGTTGCCTACAATACTCCCCATTCACCTTGGCGAGTTCCGCAAAAGTATTGGGAAAAGTACAACGGAAAGGGGCTCGATACGAAGGCGCAATGTGCTTACGCAATGGTGGAAAACATCGATGAGAATCTGGGCAGAATTCTCAAATACCTCAAGCAAAGTGGAGCTGAGAAAGAAACGATCGTCATCTTTCTGACCGACAACGGTGCCAACTCTCCACGATTCAATGCGGGGATGAAAGGGTACAAAGGGTCTGTCGATGAGGGTGGAACACGGGTTCCATTTTTCATTCGCTATCCCGGAGTCATCGAGCCGGGAACAGTGGTCAAGCCAATTGCGTTTCACCTTGATGTCCTGCCAACTCTCGCGGAGTTGTGTCACGTTGAGTTGAAGCAAGATCACCAAAAGAAACTTGATGGAGTCTCTTTGGTACCGCTTCTGAAAAAACTCCCGGAAGTCGAAACCTGGCCGCAGAGAACTCTTTTTACCGATGGCTATCGTGTTGATCGCGATGTGAAGCGTTTGCGCGGTGCGGTACGTAATGATCAGTGGCGAGCTGTGTTGATGAATGGAAAGTGGAGGTTGTACGAGATGCAGCAAGATCCGGGGCAGACAAAGAATGTCGCTGCGGAGTTCCCAGAACGATTGCAGGAGATGTCTCAGTCATTCGAAGACTGGTTCGCGTCGATGGATACGGAATCTCTCAAAGAACGTCAAATTCCAGTCGGCCACATGTCACGAGAGCTATTTGAAATCCCAGCCAACGAGGCCGATTTGGTTCCCGGATACGGCGATCTCATCAAGTACACCGGAGACACCACCAGCGGATTCGCCAATTCATGGATTACGGAGTGGGCGAGCGAAGAGGCCTACCCAACATGGCCCGTTGATATTCTTGAGGCGGGAGACTATCAGGTTTCGATTCGCTATGCCTGCGCCCGTGAAAACGTGGGGTGTCAGCTCGAAGTTTCGATCGGCAAGGAGAGTCAGCTTGTCAATGTTCCGGTCGCTCATGACCCACCGCTGCTCTCGAAGCCGGATTATCTTTATTCGAATAACTATCAGGATAAAGAGAGCTGGGCAAACCTCAATGTCGGAGTGTTCAGGCTGCAAAAGGGAGAGGCAGATCTCGTTGTTCGTCTGAAGTCACTCACTGGGACAAACGGCATTGAACTCAAGTCAGTGATCTTAAAGAGAGTCAATCATTGA
- a CDS encoding MFS transporter, with protein sequence MTDRPTAIRYRTLAWLTVAAALAYLCRNAVGVTESTIRTELGLTHEQSGWFMGAFFWTYALFQVPTGWFSERVGTRLALSIFALCWSLATFGVGIASGFWLLIVAQLLMGIAQAGIFPASCNSVGYWMPLSERSLACGILAAGMQVGAIAASGFAGELTEGSGWRWVFVGFAFPGVLWTLGFYWWFRDRPSQLSTVNASELALIQAGRVQQVSNEEQSTSELTELYNIAANPVLWLLCGQQICRASGYMFFASWFPTFLQETRGVSVSESGYLQGLVLAGTLVGSIFGGMVTDWIWKRTGSLRLSRSGVGAVALGSCSLLILAAWFVQSVTLAVILLALGSLSAAIAGPCALAATIDIGGPRVPQVFGVMNMTGNLAAAACPVLVGILFQRTENWNLILLLFAAIYFIGAIFWVLTNTENRISAEPEDS encoded by the coding sequence ATGACAGATCGTCCAACCGCAATCCGCTATCGTACGCTTGCCTGGCTGACTGTAGCAGCCGCGTTAGCGTACCTGTGTCGAAACGCGGTGGGCGTCACTGAGAGTACGATACGTACGGAGCTTGGTCTCACGCATGAACAGTCCGGCTGGTTCATGGGGGCGTTCTTCTGGACTTACGCCCTCTTTCAGGTTCCCACCGGCTGGTTTTCGGAAAGAGTCGGAACTCGACTGGCCCTGAGTATTTTCGCTTTGTGTTGGTCACTCGCAACATTCGGAGTCGGGATCGCGTCTGGGTTTTGGTTGCTTATCGTCGCTCAATTATTGATGGGTATTGCTCAAGCAGGAATCTTTCCTGCATCGTGCAATTCAGTCGGATACTGGATGCCGCTCTCAGAACGTTCACTTGCATGTGGGATTTTGGCAGCCGGGATGCAGGTCGGCGCGATCGCAGCCAGTGGGTTCGCTGGCGAACTGACTGAAGGGTCCGGCTGGCGATGGGTGTTTGTCGGATTTGCTTTTCCGGGAGTCCTCTGGACGCTCGGCTTCTACTGGTGGTTTCGTGACCGCCCCAGTCAGCTGAGTACTGTCAACGCCAGCGAACTCGCCTTGATTCAAGCAGGCCGTGTGCAACAGGTTTCGAATGAAGAGCAGAGTACGAGTGAGCTGACCGAGTTGTACAACATCGCTGCGAATCCAGTCTTATGGTTGCTATGCGGGCAACAGATTTGCCGAGCATCTGGATACATGTTTTTTGCCAGTTGGTTCCCCACGTTTCTTCAAGAGACACGTGGTGTTTCTGTCTCAGAATCGGGCTACTTGCAAGGTCTGGTCTTGGCGGGGACATTGGTCGGAAGCATCTTTGGAGGAATGGTGACTGACTGGATTTGGAAACGGACAGGAAGTTTACGACTCAGTCGGAGCGGAGTCGGCGCAGTCGCTTTAGGCTCTTGTTCACTTCTCATTTTGGCTGCCTGGTTCGTTCAGAGTGTCACGCTCGCCGTTATTTTGCTCGCACTCGGTTCACTCTCAGCTGCGATTGCAGGACCATGTGCATTGGCAGCGACCATCGATATTGGTGGCCCTCGCGTTCCTCAGGTCTTCGGAGTGATGAACATGACTGGGAACCTCGCCGCTGCGGCATGCCCGGTTTTGGTTGGAATTCTCTTTCAACGGACCGAAAACTGGAATCTGATCCTCCTGCTCTTCGCAGCCATCTATTTTATTGGCGCAATCTTCTGGGTGTTGACCAATACCGAAAATCGTATCTCCGCGGAGCCAGAAGATTCTTGA
- a CDS encoding dihydrodipicolinate synthase family protein yields MPSMTDEPLHGVLPVLHTPFHEDHTIDFETLQREIDWAFETGADGLVVAMVSEILRLTAEERKELATFVCQSAKGRGYSVISVGAETTLEAIQYARHAEQAGASALMAIPPVATSLGSNATYEYFASIAKNVSIPLVVQDASGYVGSAIDLGVYRKLLEEFGAERIFFKPEASPLGPNLSLLRDSIKEPIRVFEGSGGLNLVDCYRRGIVGTMPGTDLLDAIVALWSALKTGDDDRIYELSFSICGIVVLQLQAGLDGFLAIEKHLLKKRGIFLNTLQRQPVSWEIDSETVEEVDRLFARLQHLLGNSAACK; encoded by the coding sequence ATGCCCTCAATGACTGACGAACCACTTCACGGTGTGCTGCCTGTTTTGCACACTCCTTTTCACGAAGACCACACAATTGATTTCGAAACGTTACAGCGAGAAATTGACTGGGCTTTCGAGACCGGTGCAGACGGTCTTGTCGTCGCGATGGTAAGTGAAATTCTTCGCTTAACCGCAGAGGAACGAAAGGAACTGGCGACTTTCGTCTGCCAGTCGGCAAAAGGACGCGGCTACTCCGTCATCAGTGTTGGAGCTGAAACAACACTTGAAGCAATTCAATATGCACGCCACGCAGAGCAAGCCGGGGCGAGTGCTTTGATGGCGATACCGCCAGTCGCTACGTCGCTTGGAAGCAATGCGACATATGAATATTTTGCGTCCATTGCCAAAAATGTTTCGATCCCTTTAGTTGTTCAGGATGCGTCAGGGTATGTCGGCAGCGCGATCGACCTGGGCGTTTATCGAAAACTACTGGAGGAGTTCGGGGCGGAGCGGATTTTCTTCAAACCTGAGGCGAGCCCCCTCGGGCCGAATTTGTCTTTGCTGCGAGATTCAATCAAAGAGCCTATTCGTGTCTTCGAAGGTTCCGGCGGTCTCAATCTTGTCGACTGTTATCGTCGTGGAATCGTAGGAACGATGCCGGGGACGGACTTGCTTGATGCCATCGTTGCACTTTGGAGTGCTTTGAAAACGGGCGACGATGACCGAATCTATGAACTCTCATTCTCCATTTGTGGGATTGTTGTTTTGCAACTTCAGGCTGGTCTGGATGGTTTCCTGGCGATTGAAAAACACCTGTTGAAGAAACGTGGGATTTTTCTGAACACGCTTCAGCGTCAACCTGTCAGCTGGGAAATTGACTCAGAAACCGTTGAAGAGGTCGACCGTTTATTTGCTCGGTTACAGCATTTGCTCGGTAACAGCGCTGCTTGTAAGTAA